From Vanrija pseudolonga chromosome 1, complete sequence, a single genomic window includes:
- the adh-1_1 gene encoding Alcohol dehydrogenase 1 — protein MSNEQIPKVQLAAVSDDASGFTIKEIPVVQPDQLEPGRALVKILYSGVCHTDLHVIKEDWPAKPERPCIAGHEGSGIIVAINDPTSKLKIGDRVGVKWIAHSCNQCDYCLAGNEPLCAEAKCSGINAQGSFQQYCPAYTSQLTIIPDNLDMAEAAPILCAGVTVYKALKRSGARAGQWVAIPGAGGGLGSVAIQYAKYMGLSSIAIDSGAEKKALTAKLGASAWVDFKEHPGDAIIAAVKAATPDGLGPHAAVIASPKPEAYLTAMEYIRPFGTVVAVGLPPAGAYVKADVFFTVLHNKTLTSSYVGNRLDCNEALAIAAAGHVKTPIKVVPFKALDSVYEEMAKGTIIGRAVLDLFA, from the exons ATGTCCAACGAGCAGATCCCCAAGGTCCAGCTTGCCGCCGTCTCCGACGACGCTTCTGGCTTCACCATCAAGGAGATCCCCGTTGTCCAGcccgaccagctcgagccCGGACGCGCTCTCGTCAAGATCCTCTACTCGGGTGTCTGCCAC ACTGACCTCCACGTCATCAAGGAGGACTGgcccgccaagcccgagcGCCCCTGCATCGCCGGCCACGAGGGCTCGGGTATCATTGTCGCCATCAACGACCCCACCTCCAAGCTCAAGATCGGAGACCGCGTCGGTGTCAAGTGGATCGCCCACTCGTGCAACCAGTGCGACTACTGCCTTGCCGGCAACGAGCCCCtctgcgccgaggccaagtgCTCGGGCATCAACGCCCAGGGCTCGTTCCAGCAGTACTGCCCCGCCTACACCTCGCAGCTCACCATCATCCCCGACAACCTCGACATGGCTGAGGCTGCCCCCATCCTCTGCGCCGGTGTGACCGTCTACAAGGCCCTCAAGCGCTCGggtgcccgcgccggccagtGGGTCGCCATCcccggtgccggtggtggtctCGGCTCGGTCGCCATCCAGTACGCCAAGTACATGGGTCTCTCGTCGATCGCCATCGACTCGGgtgccgagaagaaggccctcaccgccaagctcggcgcctcggcctgggtCGACTTCAAGGAGCACCCCGGAGACGCCATCATTgccgccgtcaaggccgccacCCCCGACGGACTCGgcccccacgccgccgtcattGCCTCGCCCAAGCCTGAGGCTTACCTCACCGCCATGGAGTACATCCGCCCCTTCGGCactgtcgtcgctgtcggtcTCCCCCCCGCCGGTGCCTacgtcaaggccgacgtcTTCTTCACCGTCCTCCACAACAAGACCCTCACCTCGTCGTACGTCGGCAACCGCCTCGACTGCAACGAGGCTCTTgccattgccgccgccggccacgTCAAGACCCCCATCAAGGTCGTTCCCTTCAAGGCCCTCGACTCGGTCTACGAGGAGATGGCCAAGGGCACCATCATCGGCcgtgccgtcctcgacctcttcGCCTAA